One stretch of Cheilinus undulatus linkage group 5, ASM1832078v1, whole genome shotgun sequence DNA includes these proteins:
- the si:dkeyp-117b11.1 gene encoding B-cell linker protein encodes MTMSFFGKRKNLGPPAPPRRTDDNEGWPPEEFDDDEEDSSMYEVPPCERLPVQLPQRAIEENVYLDTTSNPTVPQRQAAPPMGRPLKHQQRVEQFNFDTKTEKPPEIDRTEKPGRKKLMPPTPARPSHAPAPAHNTEEDVYLYPDEEQEVNDGLYLEPTDVRMSQSPKTTLPSPKPLVKPPVPRPPSKINLTSSLPSQNEIKTAEVRRVTFPTKVPPPTHSKPPLPANLKEVKLSHPAPPPADTKPVVSSGVIRTAKQLGHENKEWFAGDCNRKKAEDLLERVNKDGAFLIRHSSAQSARQPYTLAVLYQQKVYNIPIRFLGDTQGYALGKEGKKNEEIFVTLEEMISHHKNNQLLLIDSKSQAKHTAYLTHPARP; translated from the exons ATGACAATG agcttCTTTGGGAAACGAAAAAACCT TGGACCTCCAGCTCCACCCAGAAGGACAG atGACAATGAAGGATGGCCACCAGAGGAGTTT gatgatgatgaggaggacaGTAGCATGTATGAAGTGCCTCCCTGTGAGCGCCTACCGGTTCAACTCCCACAGAGAGCTATAGAGGAAAATGTCTATCTGG ACACAACATCCAACCCTACTGTTCCACAGAGGCAGGCTGCACCACCCATGGGCAGACCCTTG AAACATCAACAGCGTGTAGAGCAGTTCAACTTTGATACCAAGACTGAGAAAC CACCTGAGATAGACAGAACTGAGAAGCCTGGGAGGAAGAAGTTGATGCCTCCTACACCTGCCCGCCCTTCACATGCTCCAGCCCCTGCACACAACACTGAAGAAG ATGTGTACCTGTATCCTGATGAAGAACAG GAGGTCAATGATGGCTTGTATTTGGAGCCGACAGATG TGAGGATGTCTCAGTCTCCAAAAACAACGCTTCCTTCACCTAAACCTTT AGTGAAGCCTCCAGTACCCAGGCCTCCATCT AAAATTAACCTCACCTCATCATTGCCTTcccaaaatgagataaaaacag CTGAAGTGAGGAGAGTCACATTTCCCACCAAAGTCCCTCCACCTACTCACTCTAAACCCCCTCTGCCTGCTAACCTGAAGGAAGTTAAGCTGAG ccatccagctcctcctccagcaGACACCAAACCTGTGG TTTCCTCTGGTGTAATCAGGACAGCAAAGCAGTTGGGGCATGAG AACAAAGAATGGTTCGCTGGAGACTGCAACAGAAAGAAAGCTGAGGATCTCTTGGAGAGGGTCAACAAG GATGGTGCATTTCTCATCCGACACAGTTCAGCCCAGAGCGCCCGGCAGCCGTACACCTTGGCTGTGCTCTACCAGCAGAAGGTGTACAACATCCCCATCCGCTTCCTAGGGGATACTCAAGGTTACGCCCTTGGGAAAGAGGGCAAGAAGAACGAAGAG ATTTTCGTCACCCTTGAGGAGATGATTTCCCACCACAAGAATAACCAGCTGCTCCTGATAGACAGCAAGAGCCAGGCCAAGCACACGGCTTATTTAACCCACCCTGCACGCCCATAA